The Streptomyces sp. P9-A4 genome contains a region encoding:
- a CDS encoding PhoH family protein encodes MVTSTKRRLSDRRTYVLDTSVLLADPNAMSRFEEHEVVLPIVVVTELEAKRHHPELGYFARQALRLLDDFRVRYGRLDAPLPIGELGGTLRVELNHSDPGVLPAGYRLGDNDSRILAVARNLQAEGYDVTVVSKDLPLRIKASSVGLLAEEYRAELAITDANGWTGMTDLALSGEQVDLLFDQESLYVPEAAGLPVHTGLVLQSERGKALGRVTAEGNVRLVRGDREAFGLRGRSAEQRIALDLLLDPDVGIISMGGRAGTGKSALALCAGLEAVLERRQHQKVMVFRPLYAVGGQELGYLPGSESEKMSPWAQAVFDTLSSVASREVIEEVLGRGMLEVLPLTHIRGRSLHDAFVIVDEAQSLERNVLLTVLSRIGANSRVVLTHDVAQRDNLRVGRYDGVVAVVEKLKGHPLFAHVTLTRSERSQIAALVTEMLEDGQI; translated from the coding sequence GTGGTGACCAGCACGAAGCGCCGCCTTTCCGACCGGCGCACCTATGTTCTCGACACCAGCGTCCTGCTGGCCGACCCCAACGCCATGTCACGGTTCGAGGAGCACGAGGTCGTGCTCCCGATCGTGGTCGTGACGGAGCTGGAGGCCAAGCGGCACCATCCGGAGCTCGGCTACTTCGCCCGGCAGGCCCTGCGCCTCCTGGACGACTTCCGGGTCCGGTACGGGCGCCTGGACGCCCCGCTCCCCATCGGGGAGCTGGGCGGCACCCTGCGTGTCGAACTCAACCATTCCGACCCCGGCGTCCTGCCCGCCGGCTACAGGTTGGGGGACAACGACTCACGGATCCTCGCGGTCGCGCGGAACCTCCAGGCCGAGGGGTACGACGTCACGGTCGTCTCCAAGGACCTGCCGCTGCGCATCAAGGCCTCCTCGGTCGGTCTCCTCGCCGAGGAGTACCGGGCCGAGCTGGCCATCACGGACGCCAACGGCTGGACCGGGATGACCGACCTGGCGCTCTCCGGGGAGCAGGTGGACCTGCTCTTCGACCAGGAGTCGCTGTATGTGCCGGAGGCGGCCGGGCTGCCGGTCCACACCGGCCTGGTGCTCCAGTCCGAGCGCGGCAAGGCGCTCGGCCGGGTCACCGCCGAGGGGAACGTACGGCTGGTCCGCGGCGACCGGGAGGCCTTCGGGCTCCGCGGCCGCAGCGCCGAGCAGCGGATCGCGCTCGATCTGCTCCTCGACCCGGACGTCGGCATCATCTCGATGGGCGGCCGGGCCGGCACCGGCAAGTCCGCGCTGGCGCTCTGCGCGGGCCTGGAGGCGGTCCTGGAGCGCCGCCAGCACCAGAAGGTGATGGTCTTCCGTCCGCTGTACGCGGTCGGCGGCCAGGAGCTCGGGTACCTGCCGGGCAGCGAGTCCGAGAAGATGAGCCCGTGGGCACAGGCGGTCTTCGACACGCTGTCCTCGGTGGCGAGCCGTGAGGTGATCGAGGAGGTGCTCGGCCGCGGGATGCTGGAGGTCCTGCCGCTGACCCACATCCGCGGGCGTTCGCTGCACGACGCGTTCGTCATCGTGGACGAGGCCCAGTCCCTGGAGCGGAACGTCCTGTTGACCGTTCTGTCCCGTATCGGGGCGAATTCGCGGGTCGTCCTGACCCATGACGTCGCCCAGCGGGACAACCTCCGGGTCGGCCGGTACGACGGAGTCGTCGCCGTGGTCGAGAAACTGAAGGGGCATCCGCTCTTCGCGCACGTCACGCTCACCCGTTCCGAACGCTCCCAGATCGCCGCGCTCGTGACGGAGATGCTGGAGGACGGTCAGATCTGA
- a CDS encoding transglycosylase SLT domain-containing protein → MLEGNRVSRISVRGFAVASATAVTTVGAVVGVASGNAVQPSDDNFEATAADTTLLADIPAGEQAQVQVSSLAEQADVQAAAADTAAKKSAEESARLRAAKDAEAKKEAADKAAKAEKERKEAEERASRDSVRDASSFSAQGSYTVAEVKAIARQMVPASQFQCFSNIVNHESTWNYLAVNRSSGAYGLVQALPGSKMSTAGADWQTNPATQIKWGLNYMDSKYGSPCGAWTFWQANRWY, encoded by the coding sequence ATGCTGGAAGGAAACCGTGTGAGCCGGATCTCGGTCCGGGGATTCGCGGTGGCTTCGGCCACTGCGGTCACCACCGTCGGCGCCGTCGTGGGCGTTGCGTCGGGTAACGCCGTTCAGCCCTCGGACGACAACTTCGAGGCCACCGCGGCCGACACCACGCTGCTCGCGGACATTCCCGCGGGCGAGCAGGCCCAGGTACAGGTCTCGTCCCTCGCGGAGCAGGCCGATGTCCAGGCCGCCGCCGCGGACACCGCCGCGAAGAAGTCCGCCGAGGAATCGGCCCGTCTTCGCGCGGCGAAGGACGCCGAGGCGAAGAAGGAGGCGGCCGACAAGGCGGCCAAGGCCGAGAAGGAGCGCAAGGAGGCCGAGGAGCGCGCGAGCCGCGACTCCGTCCGCGACGCCTCGTCCTTCTCCGCGCAGGGCTCCTACACGGTCGCCGAAGTCAAGGCGATCGCCCGCCAGATGGTCCCGGCCTCGCAGTTCCAGTGCTTCAGCAACATCGTGAACCACGAGTCGACCTGGAACTACCTCGCGGTCAACCGGTCCTCGGGCGCCTACGGACTCGTGCAGGCCCTCCCGGGCAGCAAGATGTCGACGGCGGGCGCCGACTGGCAGACCAACCCGGCCACCCAGATCAAGTGGGGCCTCAACTACATGGACTCCAAGTACGGCAGCCCCTGCGGCGCCTGGACGTTCTGGCAGGCCAACCGCTGGTACTAG
- a CDS encoding OmpA family protein, which yields MTTTNRRLAALLLVSSLGMLVGPVAHADDAPGPAGTASPAPVIDARAPGLMLPDGATLAPAKVLDIKQIVEDEGGQERRQDTNVDVTFALQAEVLFPKNSAKLSPAANARIAAIAAEISKMGSGRVRVFGFTDNLGTYEHGLKLSKERAVAVQQVLSRALEPDTTFDIRGYSEDYPIADNGTEEGRKKNRRVEISFPRTSSAP from the coding sequence ATGACGACGACTAACCGCCGCCTCGCCGCCCTTCTTCTCGTGTCCTCGCTGGGGATGCTCGTCGGGCCCGTCGCCCATGCCGACGACGCCCCCGGCCCCGCCGGCACCGCCTCCCCCGCGCCCGTCATCGACGCCCGCGCCCCCGGGCTGATGCTTCCCGACGGTGCCACCCTCGCCCCCGCCAAGGTCCTCGACATCAAGCAGATCGTCGAGGACGAGGGCGGGCAGGAGCGGCGCCAGGACACCAACGTGGACGTGACCTTCGCGCTGCAGGCCGAAGTCCTGTTCCCGAAGAACAGCGCCAAGCTGAGCCCCGCCGCCAACGCCCGTATCGCCGCCATCGCCGCGGAGATCAGCAAGATGGGTTCCGGACGCGTCCGGGTCTTCGGGTTCACCGACAACCTGGGGACCTACGAGCACGGGCTGAAGCTCTCGAAGGAGCGTGCCGTCGCCGTGCAGCAGGTCCTCTCGCGCGCCCTCGAACCGGACACGACCTTCGACATCCGCGGGTACAGCGAGGACTACCCCATCGCCGACAACGGCACGGAGGAGGGCCGGAAGAAGAACCGCCGCGTCGAGATCTCCTTCCCCCGAACCTCCTCCGCTCCCTAA
- a CDS encoding isoprenyl transferase translates to MNLRDLVYGLYARRVEGRLDHAQVPKHIGVILDGNRRWAKASGGTPEQGHKAGADKIQELLGWCAETDVEVVTLWMLSTDNLNRPEEQLVPLLGIIENAVRSLAADGRWRVNHVGTMDLLPARTQSVLKEAEQATHANTGILVNVAVGYGGRQEIADAVRSLLLEHSERGTSFEELAEIVDVEHISEHLYTRGQPDPDLVIRTSGEQRLSGFMLWQSAHSEYYFCEVHWPAFRKVDFLRALRDYAARHRRYGN, encoded by the coding sequence GTGAACCTGCGCGACCTGGTGTACGGGCTCTACGCACGCCGGGTGGAAGGCCGCCTCGACCATGCCCAGGTGCCCAAGCACATCGGGGTCATCCTCGACGGGAACCGCCGCTGGGCCAAGGCGTCCGGCGGGACCCCCGAGCAGGGACACAAGGCCGGCGCGGACAAGATCCAGGAGCTGCTCGGCTGGTGCGCCGAGACCGACGTCGAGGTCGTCACGCTCTGGATGCTCTCCACGGACAACCTGAACCGGCCCGAGGAGCAGCTCGTCCCGCTGCTCGGCATTATCGAGAACGCCGTCCGCTCGCTCGCCGCCGACGGCCGCTGGCGGGTGAACCACGTCGGCACGATGGACCTGCTGCCCGCGCGGACGCAGTCCGTCCTGAAGGAGGCCGAGCAGGCCACTCACGCCAACACGGGAATACTCGTGAACGTGGCGGTGGGGTACGGCGGCCGGCAGGAGATCGCGGACGCGGTCCGCTCGCTGCTCCTGGAGCACTCGGAGCGCGGGACGAGCTTCGAGGAGCTCGCGGAGATCGTCGACGTCGAGCACATCTCGGAACACCTGTACACGCGCGGCCAGCCCGACCCGGACCTGGTGATCCGCACCAGCGGCGAGCAGCGGTTGTCCGGATTCATGCTGTGGCAGAGCGCCCATTCCGAGTACTACTTCTGCGAAGTGCACTGGCCGGCCTTCCGCAAGGTCGACTTCCTGCGGGCGCTGCGCGACTACGCCGCCCGGCACCGGCGCTACGGAAACTGA
- a CDS encoding pilus assembly protein TadG-related protein gives MYVAVIAGLLFLAFVYFAVGQAAASRNSAQTAADAAALAAAQDARDQLREGWLGVALDTAQWGRFLEGVAYDDSSACQQAEVFAARNQAELSGSRCVSLAAGVSGFSVTVRTTSSESRHATASAEAVIEPRCWFVGQEPTTDPSPDPTPSGEPEEQGPIEGLVCDGKSWDVNPENPKLPAAADLFTVRLSE, from the coding sequence ATGTATGTTGCTGTCATAGCAGGGCTACTCTTCCTGGCTTTCGTCTACTTCGCGGTGGGGCAAGCAGCCGCTTCACGAAACAGTGCCCAGACCGCTGCGGACGCGGCGGCGCTTGCAGCTGCGCAGGACGCTCGTGACCAGCTGCGCGAGGGATGGCTTGGCGTAGCCCTTGACACCGCGCAATGGGGCAGGTTCCTTGAAGGCGTCGCATACGACGACTCGTCGGCGTGCCAACAGGCAGAGGTGTTCGCGGCCAGGAACCAGGCGGAACTGTCAGGCAGTCGCTGCGTTTCTCTTGCTGCAGGTGTCTCAGGGTTCAGCGTGACAGTACGTACGACGAGCTCGGAATCGCGGCACGCGACCGCGTCGGCGGAAGCGGTTATCGAACCGCGCTGCTGGTTCGTGGGGCAGGAGCCAACGACTGATCCCTCGCCCGACCCGACGCCATCCGGCGAGCCTGAGGAACAGGGGCCAATCGAGGGCCTCGTCTGCGACGGTAAATCCTGGGACGTCAATCCGGAGAACCCGAAACTCCCGGCAGCCGCCGACCTGTTCACCGTCCGTCTGTCCGAGTGA
- a CDS encoding type II secretion system F family protein, producing MTDPFWLTVGVTLLAAVLGVVGVQLYASGARRHAALVARLDDSGAPEATGRRRRRFRGIDRRVRRTALGRKLELRIAATGLDVTPGEFTVALAATVAVLWVVGQAALSPFFGPICGILGVWVAMGFLNWQRQKRIEKFINQLPELSRILANATQAGLALRMALSLAADELEAPAGDELEKVAQQLAVGTSLDDALGELAERLPSRELVVLVTTLVLANRAGGTVVSSLRNLTETLEERKETRREVRTQLSQVSMTAYSVPVIGVGSLLLIDNMQPGALDRMTGSGIGQFAVIAAFALYGVGFVAIRRFSKIDV from the coding sequence ATGACCGACCCCTTCTGGCTGACGGTGGGCGTGACGCTGCTCGCCGCCGTACTCGGCGTCGTCGGCGTCCAGCTGTACGCGAGCGGGGCCCGCCGGCACGCGGCGCTCGTCGCCCGCCTCGACGACTCCGGCGCACCCGAGGCGACCGGCCGGCGCCGGCGGCGTTTCCGGGGGATCGACCGGCGGGTCCGGCGGACCGCACTCGGCCGGAAGCTGGAACTGCGGATCGCGGCCACCGGACTCGACGTGACGCCCGGGGAGTTCACGGTGGCGCTCGCGGCGACGGTGGCGGTGCTGTGGGTGGTGGGACAGGCGGCGCTGTCGCCGTTCTTCGGCCCGATCTGCGGGATCCTCGGTGTGTGGGTGGCGATGGGCTTCCTCAACTGGCAGCGCCAGAAGCGGATCGAGAAGTTCATCAACCAGCTGCCGGAACTCTCCCGCATCCTGGCCAACGCCACCCAGGCGGGGCTCGCCCTCCGGATGGCGCTCAGCCTGGCCGCCGACGAGCTGGAGGCCCCGGCGGGGGACGAGCTGGAGAAGGTCGCCCAGCAGCTGGCCGTCGGCACGTCCCTCGACGACGCGCTCGGGGAGCTGGCCGAACGGCTCCCGTCCCGCGAACTCGTCGTTCTCGTCACCACGTTGGTGCTCGCCAACCGGGCCGGCGGCACCGTCGTCTCCTCCCTGCGGAACCTCACCGAGACGCTGGAGGAACGCAAGGAGACCCGGCGGGAGGTCCGCACCCAGCTCTCGCAGGTGAGCATGACCGCGTACTCGGTCCCCGTGATCGGCGTCGGTTCGCTCCTCCTCATCGACAACATGCAGCCCGGTGCGCTCGACCGGATGACCGGTTCGGGCATCGGGCAGTTCGCCGTCATCGCGGCGTTCGCGCTGTACGGGGTGGGCTTCGTGGCCATCCGCCGTTTCTCGAAGATCGACGTCTAG
- a CDS encoding DUF5936 domain-containing protein: protein MDLLLAFLAGLAVAGIGYGLRLYRADAKLPDDLRLALEVGATRTGAVDSAVDRLGMRWSPAVLRLMGPKRVNAVRRRIDLAGNPGGLTIDRYGARRAVYGFLGVLGGLLMLSKGSFLVALLLFAFGAFWTEVGIWSAVRIRKDQIERTLPDFLDVLAVVVSAGLGFRQALERVAEKYEGPWADELRITLRQMDMGVSRRQAFDELRRRNDSEQVAQFVTALQQGEELGAPIVDTLIQIANDMRRTDAQNARRKAAKAVPKATMVITTLMVPATMILLGAGLFLGTGTDFGAVTGE from the coding sequence GTGGACCTCCTCCTCGCCTTCCTCGCCGGGCTCGCCGTCGCCGGCATCGGCTACGGCCTTCGGCTCTACCGGGCCGACGCCAAGCTGCCCGACGACCTCAGGCTCGCCCTGGAGGTCGGCGCGACCCGGACCGGCGCCGTCGACTCGGCGGTCGACCGCCTGGGCATGCGCTGGTCGCCGGCGGTGCTCCGGCTGATGGGCCCCAAGCGGGTCAACGCGGTACGCCGTCGCATCGACCTCGCCGGGAACCCCGGCGGACTGACCATCGACCGGTACGGGGCGCGGCGGGCGGTCTACGGCTTCCTGGGCGTACTGGGCGGGCTGCTGATGCTGTCGAAGGGGTCGTTCCTGGTCGCGCTCCTCCTCTTCGCGTTCGGGGCGTTCTGGACGGAGGTCGGGATCTGGTCGGCGGTCCGCATCCGCAAGGACCAGATCGAGCGCACGCTCCCCGACTTCCTGGATGTGCTGGCCGTCGTCGTCTCGGCCGGCCTCGGGTTCCGGCAGGCCCTGGAACGGGTCGCGGAGAAGTACGAGGGTCCGTGGGCGGACGAACTCCGCATCACGCTGCGGCAGATGGACATGGGCGTCAGCCGCCGTCAGGCCTTCGACGAGCTGCGGCGGCGCAACGACTCCGAGCAGGTTGCCCAGTTCGTGACGGCGCTCCAGCAGGGGGAGGAGCTGGGTGCGCCGATCGTCGACACGCTGATCCAGATCGCCAACGACATGCGGCGCACGGACGCGCAGAACGCCCGCCGCAAGGCAGCGAAGGCCGTCCCGAAGGCCACGATGGTCATCACGACCCTGATGGTCCCGGCGACGATGATCCTGCTGGGGGCGGGCCTGTTCCTGGGCACGGGGACGGACTTCGGGGCGGTGACGGGGGAGTGA
- a CDS encoding DUF2079 domain-containing protein translates to MRTIDTELPVAATAREPSPPAPWYRRPALVPWAWAAALCVLYATVAVRRHQLLRTTGYDLGIFEQAVRAYAGLRAPVVPLRGEGFNLLGDHFHPLLAALAPFYRLWPSPLCLLLAQSALLALAVVPLARRAGRVLGPAAAHTVAAGYGLSWGIASAAAFDFHEVALAVPLLSFCLEALARRRWRQAVAWAAPLLLVKEDLGFTLAAVGAYIALKGPRKLGLATAAAGVLGSLLEIKVLLPAVNPGGGYAHGGNLEDIHGSLLATLAHAPLDVLRPEAKAVTLILVFAPSALLALRSPLALLAVPTLGWRLLSENGFHWGTSFHYSAILMPVVFAGLVDVLGRRAPDRRELRGVLASVLAVTVVLIPSFPLAQVVQRATWRTTPHVEAARVLLARIPDGATVAASNRLAPQLTARCAVVLFPTFPVGGDLYGYSPARIPAPKAEWIVHDARAPEAWPYPSGHWPYPLARQEAELAEAERTYSYEVVARRDGITLLRRTPRS, encoded by the coding sequence ATGCGGACAATTGATACCGAACTGCCCGTGGCGGCGACGGCCCGCGAGCCTTCGCCGCCCGCCCCCTGGTACCGCCGCCCCGCCCTCGTCCCCTGGGCGTGGGCCGCCGCGCTCTGCGTCCTCTACGCGACCGTCGCCGTACGCCGCCACCAGCTCCTGCGCACCACCGGCTACGACCTCGGCATCTTCGAGCAGGCCGTCCGCGCCTACGCCGGACTCCGCGCCCCCGTGGTCCCCCTGCGCGGCGAGGGCTTCAACCTGCTCGGCGACCATTTCCACCCCCTCCTCGCCGCCCTCGCCCCCTTCTACCGGCTCTGGCCCTCCCCGCTCTGTCTGCTGCTCGCCCAGTCCGCGCTGCTCGCGCTCGCCGTCGTCCCGCTCGCCCGCCGGGCCGGCCGGGTCCTCGGCCCGGCCGCCGCCCATACCGTCGCCGCCGGATACGGGCTGAGCTGGGGCATCGCCTCCGCCGCCGCCTTCGACTTCCACGAGGTGGCGCTCGCCGTCCCGCTGCTCTCCTTCTGCCTGGAGGCGCTCGCCCGGCGGCGCTGGCGGCAGGCCGTCGCCTGGGCCGCGCCGCTGCTGCTCGTCAAGGAGGACCTGGGCTTCACCCTCGCCGCCGTCGGCGCGTACATCGCCCTCAAGGGGCCCAGGAAACTCGGTCTCGCCACCGCCGCCGCCGGAGTCCTCGGCTCGCTCCTCGAGATCAAGGTCCTGCTGCCCGCCGTCAACCCGGGCGGCGGCTACGCCCACGGCGGGAACCTCGAGGACATCCACGGCTCGCTGCTCGCCACCCTCGCCCATGCCCCGCTCGACGTGCTCCGCCCCGAGGCCAAGGCGGTCACCCTGATCCTGGTCTTCGCCCCTTCGGCGCTGCTCGCGCTCCGCTCACCGCTCGCGCTGCTCGCGGTCCCCACCCTGGGCTGGCGGCTGCTCTCCGAGAACGGCTTCCACTGGGGCACGTCCTTCCACTACAGCGCGATCCTCATGCCGGTGGTCTTCGCGGGGCTCGTCGACGTCCTCGGCCGCCGGGCTCCCGACCGGCGGGAGCTGCGGGGCGTGCTCGCCAGCGTCCTCGCCGTGACCGTGGTCCTGATCCCGTCGTTCCCGCTGGCCCAGGTCGTCCAGCGGGCGACCTGGCGCACCACCCCGCACGTCGAGGCGGCCCGTGTGCTGCTCGCCCGTATCCCCGACGGCGCCACCGTGGCCGCGTCCAACCGGCTCGCCCCGCAGCTCACCGCCCGCTGCGCGGTCGTCCTCTTCCCGACGTTCCCGGTGGGCGGCGACCTGTACGGGTACAGCCCGGCGCGCATCCCGGCCCCGAAGGCCGAGTGGATCGTCCACGACGCGCGGGCGCCCGAGGCATGGCCGTATCCCTCGGGGCACTGGCCCTATCCGCTCGCCCGGCAGGAGGCCGAGCTCGCCGAGGCCGAGCGGACGTACAGCTACGAGGTCGTCGCCCGTCGTGACGGCATCACCCTGCTCCGGCGTACGCCCCGCTCCTGA
- the mgrA gene encoding L-glyceraldehyde 3-phosphate reductase — protein MTDSPLYRAAADRYDAMEYRRSGRSGLKLPAISLGLWHNFGDDRALDTQRAILRRAFDLGVTHFDLANNYGPPPGSAELNFGKLFAQDFAPYRDELIISTKAGYEMHPGPYGEWGSRKYLLSSLDASLNRMGLDHVDIFYSHRFDPDTPLEETMGALASAVQQGKALYVGVSSYNSEQTAEAASILREMGVPALIHQPSYSMINRWTEEDGLLDTLEAAGMGCISFVPLAQGLLTNKYLKGIPEGSRATQGKSLDPNLLSDEVLRRLRGLADIAERRGQSLAQLALSWVLRDARMTSALIGASSVAQLEENVAALAGAPLTGEELAEIDSFAVDTRGANIWAGRG, from the coding sequence GTGACTGATTCCCCCCTGTACCGCGCCGCCGCGGACCGCTATGACGCCATGGAGTACCGCCGCTCGGGCCGCAGCGGCCTCAAGCTCCCCGCGATCTCCCTCGGCCTCTGGCACAACTTCGGCGACGACCGCGCGCTCGACACCCAGCGCGCGATCCTCCGCCGCGCCTTCGACCTCGGCGTCACCCACTTCGACCTGGCGAACAACTACGGGCCGCCGCCCGGCTCCGCCGAGCTGAACTTCGGCAAGCTCTTCGCCCAGGACTTCGCGCCGTACCGCGACGAGCTGATCATCTCCACCAAGGCCGGCTACGAGATGCACCCCGGCCCGTACGGCGAGTGGGGCTCCCGCAAGTACCTGCTGTCCTCGCTCGACGCCTCCCTGAACCGGATGGGCCTCGACCACGTCGACATCTTCTACTCGCACCGCTTCGACCCGGACACCCCGCTGGAGGAGACGATGGGGGCCCTGGCCTCCGCCGTCCAGCAGGGCAAGGCGCTGTACGTCGGCGTCTCCTCGTACAACAGCGAGCAGACCGCCGAGGCCGCGAGCATCCTGCGTGAGATGGGCGTCCCCGCGCTGATCCACCAGCCCTCGTACTCCATGATCAACCGGTGGACCGAGGAGGACGGCCTGCTCGACACCCTGGAGGCGGCCGGCATGGGCTGCATCTCCTTCGTGCCGCTGGCGCAGGGGCTGCTCACCAACAAGTACCTGAAGGGCATCCCGGAGGGCTCGCGGGCCACCCAGGGCAAGTCCCTCGACCCGAACCTGCTCTCCGACGAGGTGCTGCGGCGCCTGCGCGGCCTCGCGGACATCGCGGAGCGGCGCGGGCAGTCGCTGGCGCAGCTGGCGCTGTCGTGGGTGCTGCGCGACGCGCGGATGACCTCGGCGCTGATCGGCGCGTCCAGCGTCGCCCAGCTGGAGGAGAACGTGGCCGCGCTGGCGGGCGCGCCGCTGACCGGGGAGGAGCTGGCGGAGATCGACTCGTTCGCGGTGGACACCCGGGGCGCGAACATCTGGGCCGGCCGGGGCTGA
- a CDS encoding A24 family peptidase: MDLTVAVIAVAALWGAAVGLLVPRAAYRLSVAPEEPWRDRCPAGHPLAGPARGWLGGPGRRDCATTAAPLTAPLLTALACAALAAATGGPRPELAVWLLGVPFAVLLASVDARVHRLPDGLTLPLAVAVPLLLGGAGLLPYAAGSWTHALLGALALGGAYLVLFLVNPSGLGFGDVKLALPLGAALGWYGWGVLFAGAFAGFLLGAVYGLGLVLLRRAGRSSAIPFGPFMLGGGLLGLLLGAFTALP, from the coding sequence GTGGACCTCACCGTCGCCGTGATCGCCGTCGCCGCCCTGTGGGGGGCCGCCGTCGGGCTGCTCGTGCCGCGTGCCGCGTACCGGCTCTCCGTCGCGCCCGAGGAGCCGTGGCGGGACCGCTGCCCTGCCGGGCACCCGCTCGCCGGGCCCGCGCGCGGCTGGCTCGGCGGGCCCGGCCGGCGCGACTGCGCGACGACCGCCGCCCCGCTCACCGCACCCCTGCTCACCGCCCTGGCCTGCGCCGCGCTCGCCGCCGCCACCGGCGGGCCTCGGCCCGAGCTGGCGGTCTGGCTGCTCGGCGTGCCCTTCGCCGTCCTCCTGGCCTCCGTCGACGCGCGCGTGCACCGGCTTCCCGACGGGCTCACCCTGCCGCTCGCCGTCGCCGTACCGCTGCTCCTCGGCGGCGCCGGACTCCTGCCGTACGCCGCCGGTTCCTGGACCCACGCCCTGCTCGGCGCGCTCGCCCTGGGCGGCGCCTATCTGGTGCTGTTCCTGGTCAACCCGAGCGGTCTCGGCTTCGGTGACGTGAAGCTGGCGCTGCCGCTGGGCGCGGCACTCGGCTGGTACGGCTGGGGCGTCCTCTTCGCCGGGGCCTTCGCGGGCTTCCTGCTCGGCGCGGTGTACGGCCTCGGTCTGGTGCTGCTGCGGCGGGCCGGCCGCTCCTCGGCGATCCCCTTCGGGCCGTTCATGCTCGGGGGCGGGCTGCTCGGCCTGCTCCTCGGCGCGTTCACCGCCCTTCCATGA
- a CDS encoding DUF559 domain-containing protein: MGDAGLRPEAQPTLRTADGRDLCPDFLFRAEGVAVEIEGYAFHGTRRAHERDVARFNALQSCPEIRRVLRFTAEEVFRRPDRIKHTIRAALALRAP, encoded by the coding sequence ATGGGGGACGCCGGGCTGCGCCCCGAGGCGCAGCCGACACTGCGGACGGCGGACGGACGGGACCTGTGCCCGGACTTCCTGTTCCGCGCGGAGGGAGTGGCCGTGGAGATCGAGGGCTACGCGTTCCACGGCACGCGTCGGGCCCACGAACGGGACGTGGCACGCTTCAACGCGCTCCAGTCCTGCCCGGAGATCCGCCGCGTGCTGCGCTTCACGGCGGAGGAGGTGTTCCGCCGCCCGGACCGCATCAAGCACACGATCCGGGCGGCACTGGCGCTGCGGGCGCCTTAG
- a CDS encoding Flp family type IVb pilin, producing the protein MNDAMLKAVTRTRLWLASRTPTRGRDRGQTAVEYLGIIVVVVAIVIAITGTDIGQSIKGAISQKIAELTGGGGE; encoded by the coding sequence ATGAACGACGCGATGCTGAAGGCCGTGACGAGAACCCGGCTGTGGCTGGCCTCCCGGACGCCCACCAGGGGGAGGGACCGCGGACAGACGGCGGTGGAGTATCTGGGGATCATTGTGGTGGTGGTGGCGATTGTCATCGCGATCACCGGTACGGACATCGGGCAGTCGATCAAGGGGGCCATCAGCCAGAAGATCGCCGAGTTGACTGGTGGCGGCGGGGAGTAG